From one Acidobacteriota bacterium genomic stretch:
- a CDS encoding DUF2752 domain-containing protein: MTHPPRSRLVLFSQAAAPLALLALAAVILLRFPPEQYGFYPQCPIHRFAGVLCPGCGTTRALAALLHGELGDALRLNALTVLLLPVAGGYAATCYARMIANKPFRLPQPPPSAIYGTLAAATIFTIVRNL; this comes from the coding sequence ATGACGCACCCGCCACGCAGCCGCCTCGTTCTGTTCTCACAAGCGGCTGCTCCTTTAGCGCTGCTGGCGCTCGCGGCTGTCATCCTGCTGCGCTTCCCGCCGGAACAGTACGGCTTCTATCCACAGTGTCCCATCCATCGCTTCGCTGGAGTTCTCTGTCCCGGCTGCGGAACCACACGCGCACTCGCAGCTCTTCTTCACGGCGAGCTCGGCGATGCTCTCCGCCTGAACGCGCTTACGGTACTGCTGCTTCCCGTCGCTGGCGGCTATGCCGCCACATGCTACGCGCGCATGATCGCGAACAAACCGTTCCGCCTCCCGCAGCCACCACCGTCTGCGATCTACGGGACACTGGCGGCAGCAACCATCTTCACCATCGTCCGCAACCTTTGA
- a CDS encoding DUF4339 domain-containing protein: MPYHVTREGQTYGPYSLEDLQRYVASGNVLLTDLAKADDAAEWVPVAQILGVTTPPATPPAAPGYVPAPVNPYLNPGASTYPDPPNLHWALVLVIAICTCGVFAIIWDFVQVLWVRRIEPQTRAFTYFLFYVVLSFINGGLSAGASAAVMSGHTPHRHPASFVIALGVFVLVILYRFSMKNSIEQFYNTVEPLGLRLGPVMTFFFGGLYFQYHFNRINQIKQAARYRGI, translated from the coding sequence ATGCCCTATCACGTCACACGCGAAGGCCAGACCTATGGCCCTTACTCTCTTGAAGACCTGCAACGCTATGTCGCCAGCGGCAATGTTTTGCTCACCGACCTTGCGAAGGCAGACGACGCTGCGGAGTGGGTCCCGGTCGCGCAGATACTCGGCGTCACAACTCCGCCTGCCACCCCACCCGCGGCACCCGGATACGTACCCGCGCCAGTCAATCCCTACCTGAACCCGGGGGCCTCAACCTACCCCGATCCGCCCAATCTGCACTGGGCGCTCGTACTCGTCATTGCCATCTGCACCTGCGGCGTCTTCGCCATCATCTGGGACTTCGTTCAGGTGTTGTGGGTGCGCCGCATCGAACCGCAGACCAGAGCATTCACCTACTTCCTCTTCTACGTGGTGCTCTCATTCATCAACGGAGGCCTCTCCGCCGGAGCCAGCGCCGCAGTCATGTCGGGACACACACCCCACCGCCACCCGGCTTCATTCGTCATCGCGCTTGGGGTCTTCGTGCTGGTCATCCTCTATCGCTTCAGCATGAAGAACTCGATCGAGCAGTTCTATAATACCGTCGAACCCCTCGGCCTGCGCCTTGGCCCGGTCATGACCTTCTTCTTCGGCGGACTCTACTTCCAGTACCACTTCAACCGCATCAACCAGATCAAGCAGGCAGCACGCTACCGCGGAATCTAG
- a CDS encoding class I SAM-dependent methyltransferase, whose amino-acid sequence MDRHAHWEKIYREKQATQVSWYRAHLEASLDLIARFAASKHAAILDIGGGASTLADDLLAAGYNDVSVLDIAGDALAVSRLRLGDAAQKVKWIAADFLDAALEENRYGLCHDRAVFHFLTGAGEQAAYFRQVARILRPDGVLVLATFAPDGPLRCSGLEVVRYDEAALKKATGARLELVESHRVSHHTPAGAVQEMMYFVLRKISSPALR is encoded by the coding sequence ATGGACCGCCACGCGCACTGGGAGAAGATCTACCGCGAAAAACAGGCGACACAGGTGAGCTGGTATCGCGCTCACCTGGAGGCGTCGCTCGACCTGATTGCGCGCTTTGCGGCGTCGAAGCATGCGGCGATTCTGGATATTGGCGGCGGGGCCTCTACGCTGGCAGATGACCTGCTGGCTGCCGGATACAACGACGTCTCCGTGCTGGACATCGCCGGGGACGCGCTGGCCGTGTCGCGGCTTCGCCTGGGAGACGCTGCGCAGAAGGTGAAGTGGATCGCAGCGGACTTTCTCGACGCGGCGCTGGAAGAAAACCGGTACGGCCTGTGCCACGATCGCGCGGTCTTTCACTTTTTGACGGGCGCTGGAGAGCAGGCGGCGTACTTCAGGCAGGTTGCGCGGATTCTACGACCCGATGGCGTGCTGGTGCTGGCGACGTTTGCTCCCGATGGCCCGCTGCGATGCAGCGGTCTTGAGGTTGTCCGGTATGACGAGGCCGCGCTGAAGAAGGCAACCGGAGCGAGGCTTGAGCTGGTCGAGTCGCATAGGGTCAGCCATCACACGCCTGCCGGGGCTGTGCAGGAGATGATGTACTTCGTGCTGCGGAAGATATCCTCCCCTGCTTTGCGTTAG
- a CDS encoding glycoside hydrolase family 28 protein codes for MDNINPARRELLKFGSMGLAAAAVTAAPSAFATTPKASAAFPSGAIFDIRTYGAVGDGKTVCSPAINKAIEAAAAVGGGTVYFPAGTWITFSIRLKSHVNLHLSQGATILAADSPKPGETTGYNGGTYDAAEPNDPWTPYQDYGHNHWHNSLIWGESINDVSITGPGLIWGKGLSRGTRSSAVAGAPGFLAEQAGVGNKAIALKNCRNVLFRDFSLLKGGHFGFLLTGVDNLTIDNITIDTDRDGIDIDCCRNVRVSNCFVNSPWDDGICPKSSYALGYARATENLTITNCYVSGCYELGAFLDGTFKKFAPGFRVPRNGRIKCGTESNGGFKNITISNCVVEGCRGLALESVDGALCEDIAISNITMRDVVSAPFFFRLGARLRGPKETTKTGTLRRVLVDNVSSFNTVSHISSIISGIPDYPIQDLKLSNIYIQHQGGGTAEHAKIVIPEAIDAYPDPQRFGTDTPSQGFFLRHIDNLEMSHVEVAPATVDARPSFYLDGINRVDFIAVTAPTTPPAFALHKVTDLRIAISRAAKDTQLATADNQSL; via the coding sequence ATGGACAACATCAACCCCGCCCGTCGCGAACTCCTCAAGTTTGGCAGCATGGGACTGGCCGCCGCTGCGGTCACCGCCGCGCCATCTGCCTTTGCCACCACGCCCAAAGCATCTGCTGCATTCCCTTCCGGTGCCATCTTCGACATCCGCACCTATGGCGCGGTTGGCGACGGCAAAACCGTCTGTTCCCCCGCAATCAACAAGGCAATCGAGGCCGCGGCAGCCGTCGGTGGAGGCACCGTCTACTTCCCCGCAGGCACCTGGATCACCTTCTCCATCCGCCTCAAAAGTCACGTCAACCTGCATCTTTCGCAGGGCGCGACCATCCTCGCTGCCGACTCGCCCAAGCCTGGCGAGACAACCGGCTACAACGGCGGAACCTACGACGCCGCCGAGCCTAACGACCCCTGGACACCCTACCAGGACTACGGCCACAATCACTGGCACAACTCCCTCATCTGGGGCGAGAGCATCAACGATGTCTCCATCACCGGCCCCGGTCTCATCTGGGGCAAGGGCCTCAGCCGCGGGACCCGAAGCAGCGCCGTCGCCGGTGCTCCAGGTTTTCTCGCCGAGCAGGCTGGCGTAGGCAACAAAGCCATTGCGCTTAAGAACTGCCGCAACGTCCTCTTCCGCGACTTCTCCCTTTTGAAGGGCGGACACTTCGGCTTTCTGCTCACCGGCGTCGACAACCTGACCATCGACAACATCACCATCGACACCGACCGCGACGGCATCGACATCGACTGCTGCCGCAACGTCCGCGTCTCCAACTGCTTCGTCAACTCGCCATGGGACGACGGCATCTGCCCGAAGTCCAGCTACGCTCTCGGCTACGCCCGCGCCACCGAGAACCTGACCATCACCAACTGCTACGTCTCCGGCTGCTACGAACTGGGCGCCTTCCTCGACGGCACCTTCAAGAAGTTCGCGCCCGGCTTCCGCGTCCCACGCAACGGACGCATCAAATGTGGAACCGAGTCCAACGGCGGCTTCAAGAACATCACCATCTCCAACTGCGTCGTGGAAGGCTGCCGCGGCCTCGCGCTCGAAAGCGTGGACGGCGCGCTCTGCGAAGACATCGCCATCTCCAACATCACCATGCGCGATGTCGTCAGCGCACCCTTCTTCTTTCGCCTCGGAGCGCGTCTCCGCGGGCCGAAGGAGACCACTAAAACCGGGACCCTGCGTCGCGTTCTCGTCGACAACGTCTCGAGCTTCAACACGGTCTCGCACATCTCATCCATCATCAGCGGCATTCCGGACTACCCCATTCAGGACCTCAAACTCTCCAACATCTACATCCAGCACCAGGGCGGAGGCACGGCCGAGCATGCGAAGATCGTCATCCCCGAAGCCATCGACGCCTACCCCGACCCCCAGAGGTTTGGCACCGACACTCCCTCCCAGGGCTTCTTCCTGCGGCACATCGACAATCTCGAGATGAGTCACGTCGAAGTCGCTCCGGCCACCGTCGACGCGCGACCCAGCTTCTACCTCGATGGGATCAACCGCGTCGACTTCATCGCCGTCACCGCGCCCACAACACCGCCGGCCTTCGCTCTACACAAAGTGACCGACCTGCGCATCGCCATCAGCCGCGCTGCGAAGGACACACAGTTGGCCACAGCCGATAACCAGTCTCTTTAG
- a CDS encoding cupin domain-containing protein — protein MKRRNFLKSAASAFPLTLSQPFALATEPSGAPLKEAHVVPAGQDIAGKSYTLGYSRFSFKTSPRETSGNLFMIEHSNLLAGGPPLHFHHSQDEWFYVMEGEVLFQVGEKRVQLKAGDSVLAPRKIPHAFTGAGATPGKMLIAFTPAGKMEQFFQEIAHGKVNMMDPALFQRYDMTLVGPPIKTA, from the coding sequence ATGAAGCGTCGCAACTTTCTCAAGTCTGCTGCCTCGGCATTTCCCCTTACGCTTTCACAGCCCTTCGCATTGGCGACGGAGCCATCGGGCGCACCGCTCAAAGAGGCCCATGTTGTTCCGGCTGGGCAGGACATCGCAGGCAAATCTTACACGCTTGGCTACAGCCGGTTCAGTTTCAAAACTTCACCACGGGAGACGAGCGGGAATCTCTTCATGATCGAGCACTCCAATCTTCTGGCAGGGGGTCCTCCGTTGCACTTTCATCACTCGCAGGATGAATGGTTCTATGTCATGGAGGGAGAGGTCCTCTTTCAGGTCGGGGAGAAACGGGTGCAGCTCAAAGCGGGCGACTCTGTGCTCGCTCCGCGTAAGATTCCACACGCCTTCACCGGAGCAGGGGCGACGCCGGGGAAGATGCTCATCGCCTTTACTCCCGCGGGTAAGATGGAGCAGTTCTTCCAGGAGATCGCTCACGGCAAGGTCAACATGATGGATCCGGCGCTCTTTCAACGCTACGACATGACGCTCGTCGGCCCGCCGATAAAGACGGCGTGA
- the kdpC gene encoding potassium-transporting ATPase subunit KdpC has product MRRHIATAVLYTIATTVLFGLIYPLAVTGAAQLLFHNKANGQLLYKDGRLIGSRLIGQTFSGPAYFHSRPSSAGNGYDAANSSGSNYAPTNKKLIDRVTADATALQQDNPGTPVPIDLVTASGSGLDPHITPAAAEFQVARIARERHLTEDAVRQLVARHTEGRQFGVLGEPRVNVLELNLDLDRTAPPAK; this is encoded by the coding sequence ATGCGCCGCCACATCGCCACCGCCGTCCTCTACACCATCGCAACGACGGTTCTCTTCGGCCTCATCTACCCACTCGCCGTCACCGGGGCTGCGCAACTTCTCTTCCACAACAAAGCCAACGGCCAGCTCCTCTACAAAGACGGGCGGCTCATTGGCTCGCGCCTCATCGGCCAGACGTTCTCCGGGCCCGCGTACTTCCACTCGCGCCCATCTTCCGCAGGCAATGGCTACGACGCCGCGAACTCCTCCGGCTCGAACTATGCGCCGACGAACAAGAAGCTGATCGACCGCGTCACCGCCGATGCCACCGCACTCCAGCAGGACAATCCCGGCACGCCAGTTCCCATTGATCTGGTCACGGCATCCGGCTCCGGGCTCGATCCGCACATCACGCCCGCGGCGGCCGAGTTCCAGGTCGCCCGCATCGCCCGCGAGCGTCACCTCACCGAAGACGCTGTGCGCCAGCTTGTTGCCCGCCACACCGAAGGCCGCCAGTTCGGCGTCCTCGGCGAGCCGCGCGTCAATGTGCTGGAGCTGAACCTCGACCTGGATCGAACAGCGCCCCCGGCGAAATAG
- the kdpB gene encoding potassium-transporting ATPase subunit KdpB, translating to MAHTQKRSLWDSKIVRRAFIDAFVKLDPRKMMKNPVMFVVEIGSVVTTAYLLRDALAHNNTLGFDLQITLWLWFTVLFANFAEAMAEGRGKAQADALRRAKSETTAVRLRLDGGTENVPSSDLRSGDCCIVVAGHMIPGDGEIIEGVASVDESAITGESAPVIREAGGDRSAVTGGTRVLSDQIKLRITSNPGETFLDRMIALVEGAERQKTPNEIALNILLAGLTIIFLLAVVTLQPIAIYSTAPQTVFVLISLLVCLIPTTIGGLLSAIGIAGMDRLVQHNVLAMSGRAVEAAGDVNTLLLDKTGTITLGNRQAAEFIPAPGVSKDQLADAAQLSSLPDETPEGRSIVVLAKELYGLRGRELHELNAEFVPFSATTRMSGVNFDGRVIRKGSTDAIARFLQENGGKLPGEVRTAVELVARSGGTPLVVAENRQALGVIHLKDVVKGGMKERFAQLRAMGIKTIMITGDNPLTAAAIAREAGVDDFLAEAKPKDKMDLIKREQAEGKLVAMTGDGTNDAPALAQADVGVAMNTGTQAAKEAGNMVDLDSNPTKLIEIVEIGKQLLMTRGALTTFSIANDVAKYFAIIPAMFAATFPVLGALNIMHLRTPQSAILSAVIFNAIVIIGLIPLALRGVGYKAMSAEALLRRNLILYGLGGIVAPFVGIKLIDMLITAVHLA from the coding sequence ATGGCACATACGCAAAAACGTTCCCTCTGGGACAGCAAGATCGTTCGCCGCGCCTTTATCGACGCCTTCGTCAAGCTCGACCCGCGCAAGATGATGAAGAACCCCGTCATGTTCGTGGTCGAGATCGGCAGCGTCGTCACGACGGCCTATCTACTGCGCGACGCGCTCGCACACAACAACACCCTCGGCTTCGATCTGCAGATTACGCTCTGGCTCTGGTTCACGGTGCTCTTCGCCAACTTCGCCGAGGCCATGGCCGAAGGCCGCGGCAAGGCCCAGGCCGACGCTCTGCGCCGCGCAAAGTCAGAGACCACCGCCGTGCGTCTCCGCCTCGATGGAGGCACAGAGAACGTCCCCAGTTCCGACCTCCGCTCCGGCGACTGCTGCATCGTCGTCGCTGGCCACATGATCCCCGGCGACGGCGAGATCATCGAAGGCGTTGCCTCTGTCGATGAGTCCGCCATCACCGGAGAGTCCGCGCCCGTCATCCGCGAGGCAGGCGGCGACCGCTCCGCCGTCACGGGAGGCACGCGCGTTCTCTCCGACCAGATCAAGCTCCGCATCACCTCGAACCCCGGCGAGACCTTCCTCGACCGCATGATCGCCCTGGTCGAAGGAGCCGAGCGGCAGAAGACGCCGAACGAGATCGCGCTCAACATCCTTCTCGCGGGACTCACCATCATCTTTCTGCTCGCCGTCGTCACCTTGCAGCCCATCGCCATCTACTCGACCGCGCCGCAGACCGTCTTCGTTCTCATCTCGCTGCTCGTCTGCCTCATTCCTACGACCATCGGCGGTCTGCTCTCGGCCATCGGCATCGCAGGCATGGACCGCCTCGTGCAGCACAACGTCCTCGCCATGTCGGGCCGCGCGGTCGAGGCCGCGGGCGACGTCAACACGCTGCTGCTCGACAAGACCGGCACCATCACACTCGGCAACCGCCAGGCTGCGGAGTTCATCCCCGCTCCCGGCGTCAGCAAAGACCAACTCGCCGACGCCGCGCAGCTCTCCTCGCTCCCCGACGAGACCCCCGAGGGCCGCAGCATCGTCGTCCTTGCCAAGGAACTCTACGGTCTGCGCGGGCGCGAGCTCCACGAGCTCAACGCCGAGTTCGTTCCCTTCTCCGCCACCACGCGCATGTCGGGGGTCAACTTCGATGGCCGCGTCATCCGCAAAGGCTCGACCGACGCCATCGCAAGGTTCCTTCAGGAGAACGGCGGCAAGCTCCCCGGCGAAGTCCGCACTGCCGTCGAGCTGGTCGCGCGCTCCGGTGGAACTCCGCTCGTCGTCGCCGAGAACCGCCAGGCACTCGGCGTCATTCATCTCAAAGACGTCGTCAAGGGCGGCATGAAGGAGCGCTTCGCGCAGCTTCGCGCCATGGGCATCAAGACCATCATGATCACCGGCGACAACCCGCTCACCGCCGCCGCCATCGCGCGCGAGGCCGGTGTCGACGACTTCCTCGCCGAAGCCAAGCCCAAGGACAAGATGGACCTCATCAAGCGCGAGCAGGCCGAAGGCAAGCTCGTCGCCATGACCGGGGACGGTACCAACGACGCACCTGCGCTCGCACAGGCCGACGTAGGCGTCGCCATGAACACCGGCACGCAGGCAGCGAAGGAGGCCGGCAACATGGTCGACCTCGACTCCAACCCAACCAAGCTGATCGAGATCGTTGAGATCGGCAAGCAACTGCTGATGACGCGCGGCGCGCTCACTACATTTTCAATCGCCAACGACGTGGCGAAGTACTTCGCCATCATTCCGGCCATGTTCGCGGCGACCTTCCCCGTGCTCGGCGCGCTCAACATCATGCACCTCCGGACGCCGCAGTCGGCCATCCTCTCGGCGGTCATCTTCAACGCAATCGTCATCATCGGCCTCATCCCGCTCGCGCTGCGCGGCGTCGGCTACAAGGCCATGTCTGCCGAAGCGCTGTTGCGCCGCAACCTTATCCTCTACGGCCTGGGCGGAATCGTCGCACCGTTCGTTGGAATCAAGCTCATCGACATGCTCATCACCGCAGTCCACCTGGCGTAA